One segment of Panicum virgatum strain AP13 chromosome 3K, P.virgatum_v5, whole genome shotgun sequence DNA contains the following:
- the LOC120698162 gene encoding tyrosine decarboxylase-like, with protein MAILNHGDTTAASGTSPAAAAVNVAPPMHSLVQPVLDADEFRRQGRLVVDFIADYYTRIDEYPVRPAVAPGFLARQLPEAAPARPEPGGDALAAALRDVRDLILPGVTHWQSPRHFAHFATTGSNVGALGEALAAGLNINPFTWAASPAATELEVVVTDWLGKALHLPERLLFSGGGGGTLLGTSCEAMLCTLVAARDRKLAEIGEERMGDLVVYCSDQTHFSFRKAARIAGIRRGNCREIPTSRESGFALQPRTLLAAVRADEAAGRVPMFLCATVGTTPTAAVDPLRELCAAVAGRGVWVHVDAAYAGAACVCPEFRGATAGAEAVDSFSTNPHKWLLANMDCCALWVRRPEALTAALGTDHDVILKDPSSERGGGVVDYKDWQVALSRRFRALKLWLVLRCHGVEGLRGLVRADARFEVPVPRQFALVCFRLRAAAAAAVGEKRGRDRDNDAEPNELNRRLLEAVNATGRAYMSSAVVGGIYVLRCAIGNSLTEERHVREAWRVVQEQATAVLAAAACTEERAVRSAR; from the coding sequence ATGGCCATCCTGAACCACGGCGACACCACCGCAGCGAGCGGCACCAgcccggcagccgccgccgttaACGTTGCACCTCCCATGCATTCGCTTGTTCAGCCGGTGCTAGACGCCGACGAGTTCCGCAGGCAGGGGCGCTTGGTCGTCGACTTCATCGCGGACTACTACACGCGCATCGACGAGTACCCCGTGCGTCCAGCCGTCGCTCCGGGGTTCCTGGCCCGGCAGCTCcccgaggcggcgccggcgcggccggagcccggcggcgacgcgctcgccgcggcgctCCGCGACGTCCGCGACCTCATCCTGCCCGGCGTCACGCACTGGCAGAGCCCCCGCCACTTCGCGCACTTCGCGACCACGGGCAGCAACGTGGGTGCCCTCGGCGAAGCCCTCGCCGCGGGGCTCAACATCAACCCCTTCACGTGGgcggcctcgccggccgccaccgagcTCGAGGTCGTCGTCACCGACTGGCTCGGCAAGGCGCTGCACCTCCCGGAGAGGCTGCTGTTCTCAGGAGGCGGCGGGGGCACGCTGCTGGGCACGTCCTGCGAGGCCATGCTCTGCACCCTCGTCGCCGCGAGGGACCGGAAGCTCGCCGAGATAGGCGAGGAGCGGATGGGCGACCTCGTCGTCTACTGCTCTGACCAGACCCACTTCTCCTTCCGGAAGGCCGCGCGCATCGCCGGCATCCGCCGCGGAAACTGCCGCGAGATACCAACGTCCAGGGAGAGCGGCTTCGCACTCCAGCCCAGgacgctcctcgccgccgtgcgcgctgACGAGGCGGCGGGCAGGGTCCCGATGTTCCTGTGCGCCACGGTGGGGACCACCCCGACGGCGGCGGTCGACCCTCTCCGCGAGCTGTGCGCTGCCGTGGCCGGGCGCGGCGTGTGGGTGCACGTGGACGCGGCCTACGCCGGCGCCGCGTGCGTGTGCCCGGAGTTCCGCGGCGCCACCGCGGGCGCCGAGGCCGTGGACTCGTTCAGCACCAACCCGCACAAGTGGCTGCTGGCCAACATGGACTGCTGCGCGCTGTGGGTGCGGCGGCCCGAGGCGCTGACGGCCGCGCTTGGCACCGACCACGACGTGATCCTCAAGGACCCGTCGtcggagcggggcggcggcgtggtggactacaaggactGGCAGGTCGCGCTGAGCCGCCGGTTCCGCGCTCTCAAGCTCTGGCTCGTGCTCCGGTGCCACGGCGTCGAGGGCCTGCGCGGCTTGGTGCGCGCCGACGCGCGGTTCGAGGTGCCCGTGCCGAGGCAGTTCGCGCTGGTGTGCTTCcggctgcgcgccgccgccgccgccgccgtcggggagAAGCGCGGCCGTGACCGTGATAACGACGCGGAGCCCAACGAGCTCAACAGGAGGCTCCTCGAGGCGGTGAACGCGACGGGGCGGGCGTACATGAGCTCCGCCGTGGTCGGCGGCATCTACGTGCTGCGCTGCGCCATCGGCAACTCGCTCACCGAGGAGCGGCACGTCCGGGAGGCGTGGCGCGTGGTGCAGGAGCAAGCCACCGCTGTCTTGGCTGCCGCGGCGTGCACGGAGGAACGTGCGGTGCGCAGCGCCCGTTAA